One Streptomyces puniciscabiei DNA segment encodes these proteins:
- a CDS encoding acyltransferase domain-containing protein: MPIEALNGRIAFLFSAGGEPRPGNGRELSDAFPVFADTLDDICGRLDPYLELPLKSVMFADNGTRTAALLEREPFAGPAVFALQVAQYRLLRSWGVLPDAVFGQAAGRMAAAYAAGVFSLADACHAVGTLARLLGGPADPEPYSAHLDDILDAYGRTLATLHPCTPRLPLVSDVTARPVGAETAEPEFWVRRAPLRFAEAVGLLHRDGVRTWLELGPGDRLTRLLPECLPDGAPGGTASAFALCRDWAVLRSGPAADPSQAHP, from the coding sequence ATGCCCATCGAAGCCCTCAATGGTCGTATCGCATTCCTTTTCTCGGCCGGAGGCGAGCCGCGGCCCGGAAATGGACGGGAACTCAGCGACGCGTTCCCGGTGTTCGCCGACACGCTGGACGACATCTGCGGGCGTCTCGATCCGTATCTCGAACTCCCGCTGAAATCCGTGATGTTCGCGGACAACGGGACGCGTACGGCCGCGCTGCTGGAGCGGGAACCGTTCGCCGGGCCCGCGGTGTTCGCCCTCCAGGTGGCGCAGTACCGGTTGCTGCGCAGCTGGGGCGTCCTGCCGGACGCGGTGTTCGGGCAGGCGGCCGGGCGGATGGCCGCCGCGTACGCAGCGGGCGTCTTCTCGCTGGCGGACGCCTGCCACGCGGTCGGCACCCTGGCCCGGCTCCTGGGCGGCCCGGCGGACCCGGAGCCGTACTCCGCGCACCTGGACGACATCCTCGACGCCTACGGCCGTACCCTCGCCACGCTCCACCCGTGCACGCCGCGCCTCCCCCTGGTGTCCGACGTCACCGCACGTCCGGTGGGCGCGGAGACCGCCGAGCCGGAGTTCTGGGTGCGGCGCGCTCCGCTGCGCTTCGCGGAGGCGGTCGGCCTGCTGCACCGCGACGGAGTCCGCACCTGGCTGGAACTGGGCCCGGGCGACCGGCTCACCCGGCTGCTCCCGGAATGTCTGCCGGACGGCGCCCCGGGCGGTACGGCCTCGGCCTTCGCGCTCTGCCGGGACTGGGCGGTGCTGCGGTCGGGACCGGCCGCGGACCCGTCACAGGCGCACCCCTGA
- a CDS encoding nuclear transport factor 2 family protein, translated as MGTATGSGFDIETLRRGIEGNTGNTLLSLYADDAEIRIVDRNNQPSHPTVLRGRGQIAELLDDIYSRDMTHRLDRCVVQGDHAAFSESCQYGDGTRVLAESMVTLRDGKIADQLIIQAWDE; from the coding sequence ATGGGCACCGCGACGGGTTCCGGCTTCGACATCGAGACACTGCGCCGGGGCATAGAGGGGAACACCGGGAACACCCTTCTGTCGCTCTACGCCGACGACGCGGAGATCCGTATCGTCGACCGCAACAACCAGCCCAGCCACCCCACGGTCCTGCGCGGCCGGGGGCAGATCGCCGAGTTGCTGGACGACATCTACAGCCGCGACATGACACACAGGCTGGACCGGTGCGTCGTGCAGGGCGATCACGCCGCGTTCAGTGAGTCCTGCCAGTACGGGGACGGCACCCGAGTCCTCGCCGAGTCGATGGTCACGTTGCGCGACGGCAAGATAGCGGACCAGTTGATCATCCAGGCCTGGGACGAGTAG
- a CDS encoding MarR family winged helix-turn-helix transcriptional regulator: MREAVAARLMILARHMSQGCRVVLDADGLKYWQYKVLLTLRRSGPPYESGPSVLAERLGLTQGALSARLGPIEEAGLITRTHESGDRRRVRAGLTEAGHAVFAAHAAAEDAGEGALLSALTETERRTLADLLPTLVLAVEGEPGASSPGSPAPIRSRSTGR; the protein is encoded by the coding sequence GTGCGGGAGGCCGTCGCCGCCCGGCTGATGATCCTCGCCCGGCACATGTCCCAGGGCTGCCGGGTGGTGCTCGACGCGGACGGCCTGAAGTACTGGCAGTACAAAGTGCTGTTGACACTGCGCCGGTCCGGGCCGCCGTACGAGTCCGGTCCGTCCGTACTCGCCGAGCGGCTGGGCCTGACCCAGGGCGCGCTCTCGGCCCGGCTGGGGCCGATCGAGGAGGCTGGGCTGATCACCCGTACCCACGAGAGCGGCGACCGCCGGCGGGTGCGGGCCGGGCTCACCGAGGCCGGGCACGCCGTGTTCGCGGCACACGCGGCAGCGGAGGACGCGGGCGAAGGTGCGCTGCTCTCAGCGCTGACCGAAACAGAGCGGCGCACACTGGCGGACCTGCTGCCCACACTGGTCCTGGCCGTCGAGGGCGAGCCCGGGGCATCCTCCCCAGGCTCGCCCGCGCCGATAAGGTCCAGGTCAACCGGGAGGTGA
- a CDS encoding bifunctional 5,10-methylenetetrahydrofolate dehydrogenase/5,10-methenyltetrahydrofolate cyclohydrolase, with product MTQARLMDGTALARRVVEDTAKRAADLTERTGTAPCLATVLVGEDPASVTYVRMKQNRCRKAGITSRHVTLPAATTTGELVGTLRELSADPAVHGILLQHPVGDHIDERAAFEAIAPEKDVDGVTFASFATMSFGLPGFVSCTPGGIVRLLDEYDVDPAGKRAVVVGRSAILGKPVGMLLLARDATVTYCHSRTADLSAAVREADIVVAAVGRPRLIRGQDIKPGAVVIDAGYNPGNVGDVDFDSAVERASLITPVPGGVGPMTIATLLEQTVEAAARQLGA from the coding sequence ATGACCCAGGCCCGTCTCATGGACGGCACCGCTCTCGCCCGCCGTGTCGTCGAGGACACCGCGAAGAGGGCCGCCGACCTCACCGAGAGGACCGGCACGGCGCCGTGTCTCGCGACCGTGCTGGTCGGCGAGGACCCGGCGTCGGTGACCTACGTCCGCATGAAGCAGAACCGCTGCCGCAAGGCAGGCATCACCTCCCGGCACGTGACCCTGCCCGCGGCCACGACCACCGGTGAACTGGTCGGCACACTGCGGGAGTTGTCGGCCGACCCGGCGGTCCACGGCATCCTGCTCCAGCACCCGGTCGGCGACCACATCGACGAGCGGGCCGCGTTCGAGGCGATCGCGCCGGAGAAGGACGTCGACGGCGTCACCTTCGCCTCCTTCGCCACGATGAGCTTCGGCCTGCCCGGCTTCGTCTCCTGCACGCCCGGCGGGATCGTGCGGCTGCTGGACGAGTACGACGTGGACCCTGCCGGAAAGCGGGCGGTGGTCGTGGGCCGCAGCGCGATCCTCGGCAAGCCGGTGGGCATGCTGCTGCTGGCCCGGGACGCGACCGTGACGTACTGCCACTCGCGCACGGCCGACCTGTCGGCCGCGGTCCGCGAGGCGGACATCGTGGTCGCGGCGGTGGGCCGGCCGCGGCTGATCCGAGGGCAGGACATCAAGCCCGGCGCGGTCGTCATCGACGCCGGCTACAACCCGGGCAACGTCGGCGACGTCGACTTCGACTCCGCCGTGGAGCGGGCTTCGCTGATCACGCCGGTGCCGGGCGGTGTCGGGCCCATGACGATCGCCACGCTGCTGGAGCAGACCGTCGAGGCCGCCGCCCGGCAGCTCGGCGCCTGA
- a CDS encoding CU044_5270 family protein: MPDELDLLRRTNPVPANGPYFGDGPLDHGAERRLELLLGEGESRPARLRTPRARLRWGLAATAVVLATTLTTLLGGPGSPPAVAAPRPLAVRAHSTAVPLHRMAELAAAAATDGSPGLRKGTHVQSWSLGMSDDGPPVTLPQERVVRWNADDSHTELVVATDPRHPGRPVLSDDDGGAPHLVADGQVLSRTTYPPSWSDAPPEAHPPHDPAALRAYLTETARTGTGSLSTSELLDGVQELLDNWTLGARESAALVRILADARGLRPVGQVTDRLGRPAQAYTYDGPGERRMLILDPRTGAVLGLETTFTQDDHRYGVKAGDVMEYSAWMR; this comes from the coding sequence ATGCCTGACGAACTCGACCTGCTGCGCCGTACCAACCCGGTGCCGGCCAACGGACCGTACTTCGGCGACGGTCCGCTCGACCACGGTGCCGAGCGGCGGCTGGAACTCCTGCTGGGCGAGGGCGAATCCCGGCCCGCCCGGCTGCGTACTCCGCGTGCCCGGCTGCGGTGGGGTCTCGCCGCCACCGCCGTCGTGCTGGCCACCACCCTCACCACGCTGCTCGGCGGCCCGGGCAGCCCGCCCGCCGTGGCCGCGCCCCGCCCGCTGGCCGTCCGCGCCCACTCCACGGCCGTACCCCTGCACCGGATGGCCGAACTGGCCGCCGCTGCCGCCACGGACGGTTCGCCCGGTCTGCGCAAGGGAACCCATGTGCAGTCCTGGAGCCTCGGCATGAGCGACGACGGGCCACCCGTGACCCTCCCCCAGGAGCGCGTGGTGCGCTGGAACGCGGACGACAGCCACACCGAGCTCGTCGTGGCGACCGACCCGCGCCACCCGGGCCGCCCGGTCCTCAGCGACGACGACGGCGGCGCGCCGCACCTGGTCGCGGACGGCCAGGTGCTGAGCCGGACCACCTACCCGCCGAGCTGGAGCGACGCCCCGCCCGAGGCGCACCCCCCGCATGATCCGGCCGCCCTGCGGGCCTACCTCACGGAGACGGCCCGCACCGGCACCGGCTCGCTGTCCACGTCCGAACTCCTGGACGGCGTCCAGGAGTTGCTGGACAACTGGACACTCGGTGCGCGGGAGTCCGCCGCGCTGGTCCGGATCCTCGCGGACGCCAGGGGCCTGCGCCCGGTCGGGCAGGTGACGGACCGGCTCGGGCGCCCGGCGCAGGCGTACACGTACGACGGGCCGGGCGAGCGGCGCATGCTGATCCTCGATCCGCGCACCGGCGCCGTCCTCGGTCTGGAGACCACCTTCACGCAGGACGACCACCGGTACGGAGTGAAGGCCGGGGACGTGATGGAGTACAGCGCCTGGATGCGCTGA
- a CDS encoding RICIN domain-containing protein, translating to MDGQTPTTVSFPPTGSAEGTVSVQAHLTKGAANSLTFTGGPALGGVTVHPIPGTDGTLLVGKQSGRCADVHDNTITNGTQAELWDCNGHDNQKWSRT from the coding sequence GTGGACGGCCAGACCCCGACGACCGTCTCCTTCCCGCCCACCGGTTCCGCCGAGGGCACGGTCTCGGTCCAGGCGCATCTGACCAAGGGGGCCGCCAACTCCCTCACCTTCACCGGCGGCCCGGCCCTGGGAGGCGTCACCGTCCACCCGATACCCGGAACCGACGGCACCCTGCTCGTCGGCAAGCAGTCCGGCCGCTGCGCCGACGTCCACGACAACACGATCACCAACGGCACCCAGGCCGAACTGTGGGACTGCAACGGCCACGACAACCAGAAGTGGTCCCGGACCTGA
- a CDS encoding glycosyltransferase — MTAGSRGDAAPYTGLGHRLVRAGHEVTLVTHARFAPLVAGSGVRFHALPVDPRAELESPRGRALHRSAGGAGKLLRVVDLARRLVGRMTEDLLTAARDAEVLLLSSSLAPLGHAIGEGLRVPSMGVYLQPLTATREFAPPVLGGGHWGGTVNRLAGHGVGLAVEHVFAATVPGVRARLGLPPLRTGTARRARERRDWPVHHGFSPLVVPRPRDWRAGLTVSGYWWPYDTEEQLPDHVSEFLDAGPAPVFVGLGSATVPDAARLSAQVVAALRRAGLRGVIQRGWGGLAATGDDMLTVDDVPHALLFPRMAAVVHHAGAGTTAAGLRAGVPAVPVPVQFDAGFWSARLVALGVAPAVVPLRRLTVDTLAPALVRATREPVYRDRARRLGARIRDEDGTAPVLAALDRLGG, encoded by the coding sequence ATGACGGCGGGATCCCGGGGCGATGCGGCTCCCTACACCGGACTGGGGCACCGGCTCGTCCGGGCCGGACACGAGGTCACCCTGGTCACCCACGCCCGGTTCGCGCCACTGGTGGCGGGCTCCGGCGTACGGTTCCACGCGTTGCCTGTCGATCCACGAGCGGAGCTGGAGTCCCCGCGCGGCCGGGCCCTGCACCGCAGTGCCGGGGGTGCCGGGAAACTGCTGCGGGTGGTGGACCTGGCGCGGCGGCTGGTCGGGCGGATGACCGAGGATCTGCTCACGGCCGCCCGGGACGCCGAGGTCCTGCTGCTGTCCTCGTCGCTGGCTCCGCTCGGGCACGCCATCGGCGAGGGACTGCGGGTGCCCAGCATGGGTGTGTATCTGCAACCCCTGACCGCCACCAGGGAGTTCGCGCCTCCCGTGCTCGGCGGCGGCCACTGGGGCGGCACGGTCAACCGGCTCGCCGGACACGGTGTGGGCCTCGCCGTGGAGCACGTCTTCGCGGCCACCGTCCCCGGGGTGCGCGCACGGCTCGGACTGCCCCCGCTGCGCACCGGCACGGCGCGGCGGGCCCGTGAACGGCGGGACTGGCCGGTGCACCACGGCTTCAGCCCCCTGGTGGTGCCGCGCCCCCGGGACTGGCGGGCCGGCCTCACGGTGAGCGGCTACTGGTGGCCGTACGACACCGAGGAACAACTCCCCGACCACGTGAGCGAGTTCCTCGACGCGGGCCCGGCGCCGGTCTTCGTCGGACTGGGCAGCGCCACCGTGCCGGACGCGGCGCGGCTCAGCGCCCAGGTGGTCGCGGCGCTGCGGCGGGCCGGGCTGCGCGGGGTGATCCAGCGCGGCTGGGGCGGGCTCGCGGCCACCGGAGACGACATGCTGACCGTCGACGACGTGCCGCACGCGCTGCTCTTCCCGCGGATGGCCGCGGTGGTCCACCACGCGGGCGCGGGGACGACCGCGGCGGGGCTGCGCGCCGGGGTCCCGGCCGTGCCGGTACCGGTCCAGTTCGACGCGGGGTTCTGGTCCGCCCGGCTGGTGGCGCTGGGGGTCGCCCCGGCCGTCGTACCGCTGCGCCGGCTCACCGTGGACACGCTGGCCCCGGCCCTGGTGCGGGCCACCCGGGAGCCGGTGTACCGGGACCGGGCGCGCCGTCTGGGCGCCCGCATCCGTGACGAGGACGGCACCGCCCCGGTACTCGCGGCACTGGACCGGCTCGGCGGCTGA